The genomic window ACGGTGTCGCCTAGTCTAAGCGCCATAATAACTGGTTTCCTCTGTTTCTGAAACCGATAAATTGTCTACCTTGTAATCATGCCATAAGAAGTACGGTTATCCGAGCGGATTTTAGATATTTTAATGATTGGTAAGGATAAATTAAAAAATCTATACAAAATATAGTTAATGTAATTTTTTGTCAAGACCCAGTTTTAAGAAGGTTTCACGAAATATATACATAGTAGTTCGAGCTTTTGACAGCTAACCATCTAAATTGGTCTCAAAAAGCTATTTTTAGCCATCAAAACTGAGAATTCAAAAATTTTTTACCTGTTGAAAGAGAAATGTAATTCATTTTATTCCTTAATGCCCCGACTGATATTCATAACTTTCTTTTCTTTAATTTCCAACCAACCCATAAAGTTAAAATAAACAAACCGAATGTAGGAGCAAATTCAAATGGAACTGCCTCTGCGTTACCGATAAATTGGGCACCCTCCAAGGTAATAGTATACGAGCCGTATTCCGGTACCCCATTTGGTGACCAACTAGCCAGCGAAGCGCCTGCACCAGAGCCATTAGCAGTAGTTTGACCTGTAAACGGTAGATTAAAAATATCTCCTCCCGAACTTTGTGGATTAGAGCCATAGGAAGAGACACCAATGTAGTAAAGTTGTCCGGGTATTAAATTACCGGAAATAATAGATTGAAAGCTAGAAACTGATGCGTTATCACTACCAACAATTCCTATCCCATTAGCATCAAACAAAAAAAGTAAAGTGTCTATACTTGTACCACCTAAAGTAGAGGCTGAAAAGTTCCCTCCTGTTGCTATAAATTGGTACAAATCTATATCAGGATTATTGCTACCTGTGGGAATTGCTGTTAAACTCCCACTAATAGAATCTAAAATTGTACCGCTAGGTTGAGTACTGGTAATTCCAGCATTTCCAACTATGTTGCCTACATCAGAAGCAACGTCACTTTCTAAGAAACCAACTGCTTTAACTTTGCTAGGTAATAATAAAGAAATTAAGGCAGCACTTACAAATATTGATAATAAATTATTCACTTTTCCAACCTTTAATTAAACTTGATTTAATGCCATTAGTAGATTGTGGTAAACATTAGCCTTTTATAAAAACTATTTGTAGCGATCGATATTCACGAAAATTTCAATTAAGATTAACATTGGTTATCCGTAACCTATAGTTAACCGATTGACCTGTACTACCTTGATATACTTTTAGATAATAAGTAGAAGGAAGTAGATTTGACTGCTCGATTCTTTCGTTTTGAGTTGCGGGATTTTGGGAAGATACTAAAAGCAACCCAGATAGATCGTATAAACTTAGATCGGCGTTACCTCCTGCGTTAACTAGTTCTGCTATTAATTGAGAATTATTCGTCAAGTTGAACTGATAAATATCGTCTGGATAAGCATCGTTTACGCTTTCTATGGGCGGTCTGGTAATTGTATTTGTTGTATTTCCAAGATTAATAGGTGGTGGAGAATTAACGGTTATATTAGTGGTAGCGATGGCACTATTCAGACTACCATCGTTGATGAGGAAATTAATAGTGCGATCGGTAGTATTTGGTAAAAAGAAGGTGTTGTTATAAGTAACGGAACGCAAAACATTTTGATAGTTTGCTAGGGTATCGCTACCGCTAAGAGTAAGAATTCCAGTGGTTCCGTCGTAAGTATAATTAGCACTAATATTAGTGCCTGATGTATTAGCTGCCAAAACTTCTGCTGCACCGTTGAGGGGATTGGAAATAGTAACAGTGGCGCTACTGAGGTTAGTACTATCATTATCGGTAATGGTTAGATTAGTGCTATCTACAATGCCGATCGCACTACCCCCTCTGTTGAAAGTTGTACTGTAATCGATTCCCGTACTTACGCCATTTAAGTCAAGAATAGGAGCATCATTGATTGCTACGACTTCGATCGTTTTGGTAACGGGGGCGCTTGTACCACCATCTCCATCAGTGAGAACAAATCTGACGGTACGGCTAGCAGTACTGGGATTCTGAGAAAGATTAGCATAAGTGATATTTTGCAGCAGTGTTTGCGTTGCGGTAGGTGTTGCGCTGCTGTTAAATGTAATAACTAATGGCTCGATACCAATTCCACCAGCGTAAGTACCGATTTGAGTGCCGCTGTATTTGACTATTCTGCCATCCACACCAATTTGACCGACACCATTACCTTGATGTTGAATTGCTAAACGGTCATCTGCCGTACCGTTCGCTATTAAGTCTACTGTCAAAGTGCCTGTATCGAAGTCGGCGGAGTCGTCGGTAACGGTTGCGCTGCTGTCAATAATGGTTGGGGAGTCGTTTTCAGTATAGTTGACTGGGCTGCCGGGGAGTGCGATCGCAGGAGAAGTATTAGCTGCCGTACCAGTGACCGAAATATCATCAAATGCGAATCCACCTGTCGGGCCAGAAGTAGGATTGTACTGTTGGAATTTGATCCGGACATCACTACCCAGCGTTAAACCATTACTAGCAGCAAATGTAGAAAGGTTAATAGTCTTATTCTGATAAGTATTAATCGAATTAGTACCAGTTAAATCAAACAAGCGATACCAATTTATACCATCAACGCTCAATGCCACACCATCTGAGTTACTAGAACCTGCAAAAGTAGTAGGCATTAAGTGATCTGGTTCGCTAAATTCTTTCTGTTGAAAATTCAAATTGATGTTATTAAAACCTGCGGTATTAACGCGGAGCGTCATTTCATTAAGACTGGGTATGTTAGCGTTAATATTAGTCAGCATCGTATTCATTACCACATGGTAATTTCCAGCAGCGGGGCTGTTGGCTGAACTAATTTGAATTCGTCCTGCTCCTGTAGAATTAGTTTCATAAGCTAAGGAAAGAACCCCGCTTTCCAAACCATCGCTAAAATTTAGCGTGGTAGGTATTACAGAGCCAAAGATCGCATCGTAAGCGTTGATTCGCCCCCATCCTGTTAAGTTGTCAACTCCTGCACTACTAATATCCAGAGCAGTTGATTTGAGTCGTTCATAAACTTGGCTTGGGGTAAAAGCGGGATTAGCTTGTAACACTAAAGCTGCTACTGCGGCGGCATGAGGTGCGGCGGCAGAAGTGCCGAAGAAATTAGGAAAACCGTTGGAATCGACATCGCTGCCAAAGAAAGTGGTATCCGTACCATCAATCGCCGCCATATCTGGTTTTTGGCGTACTTCCGGCGTTGCTTTGGGGGTGCCGTCTGAATTAAAAAGAATAGTGGTTGGCCCTAATGAATTAAAGGATTCCGAAATTTTTTGATTGTAATAAGGAATCGCTGCTACTGCCATTCCGTTGGTAGCGGCGGCATGGGGTGTAATAGTCGTGCTGTTGAGGGCGTACTCAGATGTAATCGGGCCACTATTATTGCTGCCAAAGTTAATGTATTTAAATCGACCCGGTGCTGGCCCTGATTTTAATTCAATTAATACATCATATTGTTTAGTGCTACCGCTAGTGTTGGTGAAAACCATCTGCTCGTAGGGAGTCTTATTATTAATATTGTTATTTATAGAGCCTGCTATTACTGTGTTCGTACCCGCATCCAGTAAATAAATATTTAGGTCGGTATCGACTCCATTTACTGTATAAAAAGGGTCATCCCATTGCAATCCAAAAATAATTCGTTGGTTGTTATTAAGGGTGATTCGCTGACGAGTATCTACACCAATACCCGGATCGAAGTCATGGAAAAGACCAGCGTAGTAAGTATCGTTGGAAGCATTGAAGTTTGTAGTTTCGTAAGCTTGGTTTTGGAGATTACCTGCGGAGGAAAAATAGGAGACACCGCGAGTGGTGACAACTTCATTGACTGCTTGAGCGATCGCGCCATCTTGGTAGAAGGGTTCGGCAAAGTAAAATATATCATCGACTAAAACTTTGGCATTACCAATAGCAGGGTTAGCAAGATTACGGATTTGCTGAGCAAAATCTGCTTGACCGTTATAGACTGACGAAAATGCTAAAGATGAACCGGGTGCTAGGTCGTGAATTAGCTGTAACATTGCTCGACCTTCATCGCTACCTCCAGATGAAAAGTCTTGCAATACTTGCACGCCTCCGGTGGGGAGGTCACCAGAGCTAATATCGGCTTCTGCACCGCCTTTGTTGTTGTAACTGTCGCTCATCACGCCAATTTTTACCCCTGTTCCGTCATAGCCTGCGGGGAGAGTGGCGCGGACGCGATCGACTTCATGTACGAAATCTGCTTGACTGGTTACAGACCCTTTACTAGTCATCGGACGATACACGGGCATTACGCCTAGTAATCCCTGAGTTCCTAAAGCTTCTGTATAACTCAGTGCCGCCACGGGCAACTTTCCTTCGACAAAGTTTAAATCTGGTCTTGAGGCAATTGTTTTGAAACCGATCTTTTGAAGAGATGGGAGTAAATTATTAATATTGCTGGCGTTAATCGTTACAGAAACTTCTGTACCAGCAGAGTTTAGCATTAATAAATCGTTGTTACTTTTGAACGAACCTCTATTGCTATTATTTTGAGGAGCCGATACGAATTGCTGTAACAAACTAAGCAAATCGGTAGAGAGGCGAGATGAGTTTTCAGATTGACCTGGCATCATTTGAGTAATGGGGTCGATAGGCAGATTTGCACTACCTAAAGAAGCCAGTTGTTGTAATTCAGGATTGGGTATCCGCAGTTCGTACTGTCCAAATCGCAAAAAGTGTTCAAAGGCATTTTGAAATAAACCTCGGTTGACTGCCGCAGCTACATCTTTATATTGATTTAAGTAGAAATATTCATTAAATTGAGAACCGCTATTCCGCTTTTCTTTTAAACCAAATTCTAAGTAGTGATTCAGACCTGAAGATAATTCGCCTCTCGCTACGGCATTTTGAACATCTGGATTGAGTTTTAGATAGGTGTCTTCATCCCAAAAAGATAGTTGCTTGGTGTCCGCCGATCCTGTAATTGAATCTTTACCAACTTCGGTTACTAATCGGCCTTCAAATTGTCCGTGTAGCAAAAAGTGTTGAAAAGCGCTGCCAAATTGCCGATTTGCGATCGCTTCTGCTACGTCTGAGTATCGGCTTTCATAGAGTTCTTCCTGAAAGATCGAATCGGTGTCTCGCTTCTCCCATGCACCGTATAGCAGGTAGTGATCTAATCCAGAAGGTAACTGACCGACAAATACGGCCTGATTCACATCAGGATGAAGGTTGAGATAAGCGGATTCATTCCAGAAAGGTGATTGATATTCTGACGCTACCATATAAAAGTTAGATATTTCTACCAG from Leptolyngbyaceae cyanobacterium includes these protein-coding regions:
- a CDS encoding S8 family serine peptidase, whose translation is MVASEYQSPFWNESAYLNLHPDVNQAVFVGQLPSGLDHYLLYGAWEKRDTDSIFQEELYESRYSDVAEAIANRQFGSAFQHFLLHGQFEGRLVTEVGKDSITGSADTKQLSFWDEDTYLKLNPDVQNAVARGELSSGLNHYLEFGLKEKRNSGSQFNEYFYLNQYKDVAAAVNRGLFQNAFEHFLRFGQYELRIPNPELQQLASLGSANLPIDPITQMMPGQSENSSRLSTDLLSLLQQFVSAPQNNSNRGSFKSNNDLLMLNSAGTEVSVTINASNINNLLPSLQKIGFKTIASRPDLNFVEGKLPVAALSYTEALGTQGLLGVMPVYRPMTSKGSVTSQADFVHEVDRVRATLPAGYDGTGVKIGVMSDSYNNKGGAEADISSGDLPTGGVQVLQDFSSGGSDEGRAMLQLIHDLAPGSSLAFSSVYNGQADFAQQIRNLANPAIGNAKVLVDDIFYFAEPFYQDGAIAQAVNEVVTTRGVSYFSSAGNLQNQAYETTNFNASNDTYYAGLFHDFDPGIGVDTRQRITLNNNQRIIFGLQWDDPFYTVNGVDTDLNIYLLDAGTNTVIAGSINNNINNKTPYEQMVFTNTSGSTKQYDVLIELKSGPAPGRFKYINFGSNNSGPITSEYALNSTTITPHAAATNGMAVAAIPYYNQKISESFNSLGPTTILFNSDGTPKATPEVRQKPDMAAIDGTDTTFFGSDVDSNGFPNFFGTSAAAPHAAAVAALVLQANPAFTPSQVYERLKSTALDISSAGVDNLTGWGRINAYDAIFGSVIPTTLNFSDGLESGVLSLAYETNSTGAGRIQISSANSPAAGNYHVVMNTMLTNINANIPSLNEMTLRVNTAGFNNINLNFQQKEFSEPDHLMPTTFAGSSNSDGVALSVDGINWYRLFDLTGTNSINTYQNKTINLSTFAASNGLTLGSDVRIKFQQYNPTSGPTGGFAFDDISVTGTAANTSPAIALPGSPVNYTENDSPTIIDSSATVTDDSADFDTGTLTVDLIANGTADDRLAIQHQGNGVGQIGVDGRIVKYSGTQIGTYAGGIGIEPLVITFNSSATPTATQTLLQNITYANLSQNPSTASRTVRFVLTDGDGGTSAPVTKTIEVVAINDAPILDLNGVSTGIDYSTTFNRGGSAIGIVDSTNLTITDNDSTNLSSATVTISNPLNGAAEVLAANTSGTNISANYTYDGTTGILTLSGSDTLANYQNVLRSVTYNNTFFLPNTTDRTINFLINDGSLNSAIATTNITVNSPPPINLGNTTNTITRPPIESVNDAYPDDIYQFNLTNNSQLIAELVNAGGNADLSLYDLSGLLLVSSQNPATQNERIEQSNLLPSTYYLKVYQGSTGQSVNYRLRITNVNLN